CATGGGAGCTCCTCGTCCTGGAGGTCCAGGTAGAGGGTGAAGGTGGCGCGGAAGGTGCGGGGGGCGCCCGCGGAGAAGTGGCGCGTGGCGAGCAACGAGGCGGGCGCGTCCGGGCCGCGGAAGTTGGACACGTAGTTGAACTCGGCCTCGCGCCAGCGCGTGTCGAGCAGGTTCTCCACGGACAGGCCCAGCTCCATCCACTTCCAGCGAGCGCGGGCCGCGGCGTCGAAGAGGAAGATGGGCTCGCTGTAGCGGTCGAGCGGCAGGGGCTTGGGGCCGATGGCGCTGTGCCCCAGGGCGAGGTTCCACCCCACCGGCTGGCCGGACACGGTGAGCTCCCCGCGCACGGAGGCATCCAACCGGCCAAGGAGGTGGGGGATGTACGGCATGACGGTGCCCTCCCACACCTTCCACTGCGGGGCACCGGGAGTGGGGAGCGTGGCGTGGGCCCAGGCGGCGCTGGCCTGGACGTCCACCCGCTGCTCCAGGGTGAAGCGCGTGGTGGCGAAGGCACCCAGGCGCTGCGAGGGGCCCACGGGCTGGTTGCGGCCCGTCGTCTCGTCGAAGACGAGATCCTGGGAGACGCGGGTGGCGAAGAAGGCGCCGCGAACCTCCAGGTCATACGCGTGCCCGTCGCCCGCGAGGCGCCAGCCCAGGCCCGTCTCGGCCGCGGTGACCCGGGCGTAGGGGGCGAGCTCCGCGTCGGACAGCGCGGCCGCGTCACTGGAGCGCGCGCCCAGGCCCGCGCTGGTGAGCCAGGTGAGCCGGGGCGTCACCCGCACCTCGGCGGTAACGCGGGGGCTGGCGAAGAAGCCGTAGGCCTCGATGGACTCCTCGGGGATGCGCTCTCCCTGGCGATCCGAGGCGGGACGGTTCTGGTCCTCGACGCCGAAGAGGAAGGTGTCCAGGCGCAGGCCGCCGCGCAGGGTGAGCCAGGAGAGCGGGGCCAGGCGCAGGGAGGCATAGGCGCCCAGGTTGGTGGTGCGCACCTGGTTGTCGAAGAGGGTGGCGTAGGGCGCGCCGCCGTGGTCGCGCAGGCGGCGGGCGCGGGTGAGCACGTCATCGAAGCGCGCGAGGTACCCCAGCTCCAGGGGCTGGGGCTGGCCGAGGAAGGTGAGGCCCGGCGAGTAGCGCCCGCGCAGGCCCACGGTGGTGCCGCGGTAGGACTGCTCGGTGTTGTCGCCGCGCGGGAGCTCGCCCACGGGGGGCACATCGTTGAGGAAGCCGGTGAAGTTGTCGCGGATGCGCATCTGCCGCAGCACGACGAAGCCCTGCTGGACGAAGCGCCCGCCGCGGCGCAGCCGGGACTGCAGCTCGGCGGAGACGATGTGGCGCTGCCCCGCCCCGCCCTGGTTGGGATCATGGAGGCAGAAGAACTGGGAGTCCGCGCCGGGAGCGCAGGGCATGCGCCCGTCCACCACGTCCGTCTCGCGGACGACGCCCGCCGAGGCGAAGCGGGCCGCGTAGCTGGCGCCGAAGAGGCGCAGCCGCGTCTCCTCGCCGACGCGGAATTCCACCTGGGCCATGGCGCCCGCGTTGGCGTAGGCGCGGTTGGGGCCGAAACCATGGCCCTGGCGCAGCAGGAGGCCCACGAAGTTGGCCTCACTGGACTCGGAAGGGCCCCACACCAGGGACAACCGGCGCGAGGCGAAGCTGCCGTAGCTGGCGGAAGCGGTGAGGCCGCGGCGCTTCAGGCCGAGCTGGTACTCCACGGAGCCAGCCACGCCGAAGTCACCCTGGGAGGGGTCATAGGGGCCCTCGGTGATGCGCAGCGAGTCCACGAGCTCGGGGATGATGAAGTAGGTGTCAGCGTAGCCATGGCCGTGGGCATGGGAGACCTCGTTGAGGGGGACACCATTGAGGCGGAACTCGACGTCCTTGCCCTCACCGGCGTCGAAGCCGCGGATGTAGATGGTGTCGGCGTGGCCCTCGCCACCGTGGTTGGCGAGCATGACGCCGGGAGCCAGCAACATGAGGTCCGAAGCGGAGTTGCGAGGCACATCGGCGAGCTGGCCGATGGGAATGTGAAAATCTCCGACGGCCGCGGGAGGAGGAGGAGCGGCCTGGCCGCGAACGGTCGTCGCGAATGAAGGAGCAGCACCCTCCCTCTCCCCCCGGGAGAGGGGCGGGGTGAGGGTGTCCGTCCCCTGGGCCGTGCCCGTCGCTGCCCCCTCTCCCTCTGGGAGAGGGCCGGGGTGAGGGTCTACCTGAGGATCTACCGCCGGCGTGAACGTGACAGGAACATCCGCCTGGACCTCGATGGGCGTCTCCCCACGCCGGGCGGGCTGAAATCGCCAGCGCAGCGCGGCGTCCATGGCCGCCCGGTCGAAGACAGTCCCGGCCGACTCGCGCACGTCCACGCGAGACACCTCGCCGGCCTCGTCGATGGTGAGGCGCAGCAGCACCGAGACCGGGGCGTCCAGGGCGGGCGCGTCCGCGGGCATGACGGGAGGGGCGGCCTCCAGGGGGACGGGGGGAGATACGGGGGCTTCGGCCGTGGCGCTCAGCAGGAGGAGCACCAGACTGGAAATCCACATCAAGGGTGAAGACCTCGTTCTGGGGAGCCGGAGGGATACACCACCCCCGGCTTGACTTGCAACATGGTTACAACTACTTCCCCGATACATGAGTTTCCAGGAATCGAAATCCAGGATGCTGTGGCGCGCGGTGCTGGTGGGGGTGGCGCTGGTGGGGGCGTCGTGCGAGCCGGTGGCCGAAGGCGACGTCCGCGTGACGATGAGTGGAGGGGATGGAACGCAACGGGGCTATCCGAGCCACCTCTTCCAGGACGGCTGGTCGGTGCAGTTCACGAAGTACCTGGTGTCGCTGGGGGACTTCACGCTCACGTCGGCCACGGGGGAGAAGCGGACGTCGGGCGAGCACGTGCTGGTGGACGTGCAGAAGGGGGACATTCCGCTCACGGAGCTGAAGGGACTGGCCGCGGGGCGCTGGAGCGTGGGCTTCCGGGTGAGCCCGCCGAGGGAAGACACGCGGCTGCCGGACGGCGGCGTCTCGGCGGAGGACCTGGCGATGATGCGCGAGCGCGGCTACAGCTACTGGGTGGAGGGGGTGGCGGTGAAGGGGGGCGTGGGCGTCTACACGTTCCGCATGGGCTTCCCGGTGGACGCGCGGATGGTGGACTGCGTGAACGGGGTGGACGGGACGCTGGGGCTCGTCGTGCCGGAGAGCTCGGTGGCGGAGGCCGAGGTCACCATCCACGCCGAGCACATGTTCTATGACCGGCTCGGCACGCACCGGGGGGTGGAGCTGCGTTTCGACGCCTTCGCCGCCACGGCGGACATGGAGCGGGTCATCACCCCCGAGGGGCTGGCCGGGCAGCGGCTGTTGGATCTCCGGGGCCTGGACGGGGGCGAGCTGAAGGATGGCGAGGGCAGGCCGGTCGTCTACGAGCCGGGCGCCTACACGGTGCGGACGCTCCAGGAGTTCGTCACCCAGAGCATCGTGGATCAGGCGCACCTCAACGGAGGGGGCGTCTGCACCGTCGCCCACTGAGGAGAGACGGGGTGAGTCTTCCGCCATGTGCCCGGGTGCGCTAAGCGTTCATCCGAGGGGGACAGGGAGTGGAGGGACTCACGGTGAAGCGTCTGTTCGTCACGGGTGGCACGGGGTTCATCGGTACGCGGTTCGTCTCGCTGGCGCTGGAGGCGGGCTACCGGGTGCGGGTGCTCACCCGGAATGAGCGGGCCGCCGAGCGGTGGAAGCACGAGGGTGTCTCGGTGGTGAGGGGAGATCTGCTCACCCCGGGGCCGTGGCAGGAGGAGGCGGCGGCGAGTGACGAGGTGGTGCACCTCGCGCAGCCGCTCACCTTCGGGGCGCGGGTGACGCACCAGCGGGCCGAGGCCTACCGGGAGCAGCGGCTGCGCATGGACTCGCTGCTGCTGGACTCGCTGAAGCCGGGCACGGTGCGGCGGGTGCTCTACGTGGGAGGCACCAGCTACTACGGGGACCAGGGCACCCAGGTGGTGACGGAGGACGCCACGCCGAGGCCCACGGGCTGGGGCCCGTACATCGCGCCCGCCATCGAGTCACTGCCCAGGCACCTGGCGCGCGGGCTGCCGCTGGTGGAGGCCTATCCCGGCTCGGTGTACGGGCTGGGCTCCTGGTTCGTGGAGTACGCGCTGGTGCCGCTGAAGGCGGGCAGGCGCCTGTTCGGCCTGAAGGAGACGCTCACGCACCAGATGTCCCCCATCCACGTGGAGGACTGCGCCCGGGCGCTGCTGCACCTGCTGGAGCACGGCGAGGTGGGCCGGCGCTACTTCGTGGTGGATGATCAGCCCGTCACCTTCGGGGATCTGACGCGGGTGGCCGCCGAGACGCTGGGCGTCTCCTACCGGAAGATATTCCTCCCCCGGTGGTTGTGCCGGCTGTTGCTGGGGCCGGTGGTGACGGAATCGCTGACGAGCGAGGCGCGGCTGTCCAACGCGCGCCTGCACGGCACGGGCTTCCAGTTCCTCTACCCCACCATCCGCGAGGGCGTGCCCGCGCTGGTGCGGCAGTGGCTGGAGGCCAGCGGCCGGAGCTGAGTCAGACGCGCGAGTCGCCCTCGTGCACGACCCGGCCGCCCGCGAGCAGCTTGGAGATGTGCAGGAGCCGTTCCGTGCCCAGGCGCATGAGGGCGGCGCGGATGCCGGGCTGGCCGGAGAGGTACCGCTCGAAGGGCTCGCGGCCCAGCCGGAGCACGTGGCAGGGCGTGTGCGCGCGCACCGTGGCGGTGGCCGGCTGGCCGAGCAGCAGGGAGATCTCGCCGAAGACATCACCCTCGCGCAGCGGGGGGAAGGCGGTCTCCTGCCCATCGGGACGGCGGAAGGACGGTGTGCACTGGCCACTGAGCAGCAGGTACAGGGCATCGCCTTTCTGTCCCTGGTCGATGAGGACGCGCCCGGCCTCCACCGTTTGCAGCTCGAAGATGTGGGCCAGCGATTCCCGCTGCACGGGGGGCAGCGCGGAGAAGACGGGGTGGCTGCGCAGGACGTTGGCCAGCAGCCGCTCGCGGTAGAAGGCCCCCACCGTGTCGCCGACGGAGGCGTACTTGAAGGCGATGCGATCCATG
The sequence above is drawn from the Archangium gephyra genome and encodes:
- a CDS encoding TonB family protein, which gives rise to MWISSLVLLLLSATAEAPVSPPVPLEAAPPVMPADAPALDAPVSVLLRLTIDEAGEVSRVDVRESAGTVFDRAAMDAALRWRFQPARRGETPIEVQADVPVTFTPAVDPQVDPHPGPLPEGEGAATGTAQGTDTLTPPLSRGEREGAAPSFATTVRGQAAPPPPAAVGDFHIPIGQLADVPRNSASDLMLLAPGVMLANHGGEGHADTIYIRGFDAGEGKDVEFRLNGVPLNEVSHAHGHGYADTYFIIPELVDSLRITEGPYDPSQGDFGVAGSVEYQLGLKRRGLTASASYGSFASRRLSLVWGPSESSEANFVGLLLRQGHGFGPNRAYANAGAMAQVEFRVGEETRLRLFGASYAARFASAGVVRETDVVDGRMPCAPGADSQFFCLHDPNQGGAGQRHIVSAELQSRLRRGGRFVQQGFVVLRQMRIRDNFTGFLNDVPPVGELPRGDNTEQSYRGTTVGLRGRYSPGLTFLGQPQPLELGYLARFDDVLTRARRLRDHGGAPYATLFDNQVRTTNLGAYASLRLAPLSWLTLRGGLRLDTFLFGVEDQNRPASDRQGERIPEESIEAYGFFASPRVTAEVRVTPRLTWLTSAGLGARSSDAAALSDAELAPYARVTAAETGLGWRLAGDGHAYDLEVRGAFFATRVSQDLVFDETTGRNQPVGPSQRLGAFATTRFTLEQRVDVQASAAWAHATLPTPGAPQWKVWEGTVMPYIPHLLGRLDASVRGELTVSGQPVGWNLALGHSAIGPKPLPLDRYSEPIFLFDAAARARWKWMELGLSVENLLDTRWREAEFNYVSNFRGPDAPASLLATRHFSAGAPRTFRATFTLYLDLQDEELP
- a CDS encoding NAD-dependent epimerase/dehydratase family protein; this encodes MKRLFVTGGTGFIGTRFVSLALEAGYRVRVLTRNERAAERWKHEGVSVVRGDLLTPGPWQEEAAASDEVVHLAQPLTFGARVTHQRAEAYREQRLRMDSLLLDSLKPGTVRRVLYVGGTSYYGDQGTQVVTEDATPRPTGWGPYIAPAIESLPRHLARGLPLVEAYPGSVYGLGSWFVEYALVPLKAGRRLFGLKETLTHQMSPIHVEDCARALLHLLEHGEVGRRYFVVDDQPVTFGDLTRVAAETLGVSYRKIFLPRWLCRLLLGPVVTESLTSEARLSNARLHGTGFQFLYPTIREGVPALVRQWLEASGRS